The following are from one region of the Bradyrhizobium septentrionale genome:
- the tnpA gene encoding IS66-like element accessory protein TnpA, with protein sequence MTISRAEVITSVERRRRWSQDEKERLVAASFEPGATVSEVARMAGLHVSQLFRWRKELCKHGETSVAPLVPVEIGPSVPPRDVAEAPLTTAPARRRRSQGIIEIDLGSGHRIRVDGDVDGDALRRVLDALVRR encoded by the coding sequence ATGACGATTTCGCGGGCAGAGGTGATCACATCGGTCGAGCGGCGGCGTCGGTGGTCACAGGATGAGAAGGAACGGCTAGTTGCAGCATCGTTCGAGCCCGGAGCCACTGTTTCCGAGGTGGCTCGCATGGCCGGCCTTCATGTGAGCCAGCTGTTCAGGTGGCGCAAAGAGCTTTGCAAGCACGGTGAAACGAGTGTAGCGCCGTTGGTGCCGGTCGAGATTGGGCCGTCTGTGCCGCCGCGGGATGTGGCCGAAGCGCCATTGACGACGGCGCCGGCGCGTCGACGGAGGAGCCAGGGCATCATCGAGATTGATCTCGGTAGCGGACACCGCATCCGGGTCGACGGTGACGTTGATGGAGACGCGCTGCGGCGAGTTCTCGATGCCCTGGTGCGCCGATGA
- the tnpB gene encoding IS66 family insertion sequence element accessory protein TnpB (TnpB, as the term is used for proteins encoded by IS66 family insertion elements, is considered an accessory protein, since TnpC, encoded by a neighboring gene, is a DDE family transposase.) — MIPVPTGARVWLATGYTDMRRGFPSLALQVQEVLRKDPLSGHLFVFRGRRSDLVKMIWHDGQGACLFTKRLERGRFIWPSVAGESVTISPAQLSYLLSGIDWRNPQETQRPTRVG, encoded by the coding sequence ATGATCCCGGTTCCGACAGGCGCGCGAGTGTGGCTCGCGACAGGCTACACGGATATGCGCAGAGGCTTTCCGTCGTTGGCACTCCAAGTGCAGGAGGTGTTGCGCAAAGACCCGCTCAGCGGTCATCTGTTCGTCTTCCGCGGTCGCCGCAGCGATCTTGTGAAGATGATCTGGCACGATGGCCAGGGAGCATGCTTGTTTACCAAAAGACTCGAGAGAGGAAGGTTCATCTGGCCATCGGTTGCCGGTGAATCGGTAACGATCTCTCCGGCGCAATTGAGCTATCTGTTGTCCGGGATCGATTGGCGCAACCCTCAAGAAACCCAGCGTCCGACGCGGGTCGGTTAG
- the tnpC gene encoding IS66 family transposase, with protein sequence MISKPDDLPSDLVSALAALQAEREARLRAEAMAASAQAELSNNEALVAHLELRIEKLKRELYGQRSERTARLLEQLELELEDLVATASEDELAAQAAAAKTQNVRPFTRKRPVRKPWPDDIEHERVVIDAPTSCACCGGSRLAKVGEDVTKTLEEIPRRFKVIETVREKFTCRDCEKISQPPAPFHATPRGFIGPQLLATILFDKFGMHIPLNRQSARFKAERIDLPLSTLADQVGHGTFAVMPLFHLIERHVLAAERLHGDDTTIRILAKGKCTTGRIWTYVRDDRPFAGPAPPAAVYYASSDRRGEHPQKHLAAFAGILQADCYNGFEPLFDPQKKVLPITPAFCFAHARRGFFELADIEKNAREGKRGKPVSPIALEAVRRLDVLFEIERAINGCGAEERRAVRQEKSKPLLGDMHAWLLRERETLSRSSEVLKPMNYMLRRWDDFARFLDDGRICLTNNCAERALRGIALGRRNWTFAGSQRGADRAAIMLTMITTCRLNDVDPKAWLADVLARIADLPASRLHELLPWEWKLLRQADKPADQQAA encoded by the coding sequence GTGATATCAAAGCCGGACGATCTTCCATCGGACCTTGTCAGTGCCCTGGCGGCGCTGCAGGCCGAGCGTGAGGCGCGGCTGCGAGCTGAGGCGATGGCTGCCAGCGCGCAGGCGGAGCTGTCGAACAACGAGGCGCTGGTCGCGCATCTCGAGCTGCGGATCGAGAAGCTCAAACGCGAACTGTACGGGCAGCGCTCCGAGCGCACGGCGCGGCTGCTCGAGCAGTTGGAACTGGAGCTCGAAGACCTCGTCGCCACGGCGAGCGAGGATGAGCTTGCGGCGCAGGCCGCAGCGGCGAAGACGCAGAACGTCCGCCCCTTCACGCGCAAGCGGCCGGTGCGCAAGCCTTGGCCGGACGACATCGAACACGAGCGCGTCGTCATTGACGCTCCGACGAGCTGCGCCTGCTGCGGCGGATCGCGGCTGGCGAAGGTCGGCGAGGATGTGACCAAGACGCTGGAGGAGATCCCGCGTCGCTTCAAGGTCATCGAGACAGTGCGCGAGAAGTTCACCTGCCGCGATTGCGAGAAGATCAGCCAGCCGCCTGCGCCGTTCCATGCCACGCCGCGCGGCTTCATCGGCCCACAATTGCTGGCGACGATCCTGTTCGACAAGTTCGGCATGCATATCCCGCTCAACCGCCAGAGTGCGCGCTTTAAGGCCGAGAGGATCGATTTGCCGCTGTCGACGCTGGCCGACCAGGTCGGCCACGGGACCTTCGCCGTCATGCCACTCTTCCACTTGATCGAACGCCATGTGCTCGCTGCTGAGCGCCTTCATGGCGATGACACCACCATCCGTATCCTGGCGAAGGGCAAGTGCACGACCGGGCGGATCTGGACTTATGTGCGGGATGACCGGCCCTTTGCCGGGCCTGCGCCGCCGGCGGCGGTCTATTACGCCTCGAGCGACCGACGAGGCGAGCATCCGCAGAAGCATCTGGCCGCCTTCGCCGGCATCCTGCAAGCCGATTGCTACAACGGCTTCGAGCCGCTGTTCGACCCGCAGAAGAAGGTGCTGCCGATTACGCCGGCGTTTTGCTTCGCCCATGCGCGGCGGGGCTTCTTCGAGCTGGCTGACATCGAGAAGAATGCCCGGGAAGGCAAGAGAGGTAAACCGGTCTCTCCGATCGCGCTGGAGGCGGTCAGGCGCCTGGATGTGTTGTTCGAGATCGAGCGCGCCATTAACGGCTGCGGCGCCGAAGAGCGGCGCGCCGTGCGCCAGGAAAAGAGCAAGCCGCTCCTCGGGGACATGCACGCCTGGTTGCTGCGTGAGCGCGAAACCCTCTCTCGCTCCTCCGAGGTCCTGAAGCCTATGAATTACATGCTCAGGCGCTGGGACGACTTCGCCCGCTTCCTCGACGATGGCAGGATCTGCTTGACCAACAATTGTGCTGAGCGCGCATTGAGAGGCATCGCCTTGGGAAGGCGCAACTGGACCTTCGCCGGCAGCCAGCGTGGTGCCGACCGTGCCGCCATCATGCTGACGATGATCACGACCTGTCGTCTCAACGACGTCGATCCGAAAGCCTGGCTCGCCGACGTCCTCGCCCGTATCGCCGATCTTCCCGCATCGCGTCTGCACGAATTGCTGCCCTGGGAATGGAAGCTCCTGCGCCAAGCCGACAAGCCCGCCGATCAGCAGGCCGCCTGA
- the tnpB gene encoding IS66 family insertion sequence element accessory protein TnpB, translated as MFTKRLERGRFLWPSLADGVVTISVAQLSYLLSGIDWRMPQATWRPQASG; from the coding sequence CTGTTCACGAAGCGGCTGGAGCGCGGCCGCTTTTTGTGGCCGTCGCTGGCGGACGGCGTTGTGACGATCAGCGTTGCGCAACTATCCTATCTCCTGTCCGGAATTGACTGGCGGATGCCGCAGGCGACCTGGCGTCCACAGGCTTCCGGTTAA
- a CDS encoding argonaute/piwi family protein gives MKLTTLPEPLLEFGTGTHVCPRTGIEHLGVYDKLDELRRTELRIGVVGRGEGIDLLDDWLERCRDGIDRKEGSKLLNLFRGFGGINQDYGFLTRIINSPQYTRTIKKSDISAVVKLASRAERVEKAVELYYEQIRFLAENRSVDVIVCVMPNEMFDSITTTAESDDDDSGESELEHNFRRILKAKSMHLGTPLQLVREKTIIITKQAGDQQDPATKAWNFVTALYYKGNKTIPWRLVEDTAKLRSCYIGIGFYKSRDGETVSSSLAQVFDEFGHGIILRGTPVSIDKKNRRPYLSEDQAYELLRDALDEYDRALEHMPARIVIHKSSQYRESERKGFLRALDEKGIRTKDFVAITDTDIRLFGDKDYPPKRGTLMTISETEGVLYTRGTVDFYKTYPGMYVPAPLKITVYEQDSSLESLCDEILGLTKMNWNNTQMDGRLPITLECARKIGDIMKYVGPTEKPQVSYSFYM, from the coding sequence ATGAAACTCACGACGCTACCTGAACCGCTGCTCGAATTCGGTACCGGCACGCACGTTTGCCCCCGAACGGGAATCGAGCACTTGGGCGTCTACGACAAGCTAGATGAGTTGCGTCGAACCGAACTGCGGATCGGCGTGGTCGGACGCGGAGAAGGAATCGACCTCTTGGACGATTGGCTCGAGAGGTGCCGGGATGGAATTGACCGCAAGGAGGGGTCCAAGCTGCTGAACCTGTTTCGGGGCTTCGGCGGCATCAATCAGGACTACGGATTCCTGACGAGGATCATCAACTCTCCGCAATACACCCGCACCATCAAGAAGTCGGATATCTCGGCAGTAGTTAAGCTCGCGTCCCGGGCGGAGCGAGTGGAGAAGGCCGTTGAGCTCTACTACGAGCAGATTCGCTTCCTCGCCGAGAATAGATCGGTGGACGTGATCGTCTGCGTGATGCCGAACGAGATGTTCGACTCCATCACGACGACCGCGGAGAGCGACGACGATGATTCGGGGGAAAGCGAACTTGAGCACAACTTCAGACGCATTCTGAAGGCCAAGAGCATGCACCTTGGCACGCCACTACAGTTGGTACGCGAGAAGACCATCATCATCACCAAGCAGGCGGGAGATCAGCAGGACCCGGCGACGAAAGCGTGGAACTTCGTCACGGCGCTCTACTATAAAGGAAACAAGACGATCCCTTGGCGGCTCGTTGAGGACACGGCGAAACTACGGTCGTGCTACATCGGCATCGGCTTCTACAAGAGCCGCGACGGGGAGACAGTATCGTCGAGCCTGGCTCAGGTCTTCGACGAATTCGGGCACGGGATCATTCTGCGTGGCACGCCGGTGTCGATCGACAAGAAGAATCGTCGCCCTTACCTTAGCGAGGATCAGGCCTACGAGTTGCTGCGCGACGCGCTGGACGAGTATGACCGAGCACTTGAGCACATGCCGGCTCGGATCGTGATCCACAAGTCGAGCCAATACCGCGAGAGCGAGCGCAAGGGTTTTCTCAGAGCGCTCGACGAGAAGGGCATCCGAACGAAAGACTTCGTCGCGATAACGGACACGGACATCAGGCTGTTCGGTGATAAGGACTATCCGCCGAAGCGCGGCACGCTGATGACGATCTCCGAGACCGAGGGAGTCCTCTACACGCGAGGTACCGTCGATTTCTACAAGACGTATCCCGGCATGTACGTGCCAGCCCCGCTGAAGATCACCGTGTACGAACAGGATTCGTCTCTTGAGAGCCTTTGCGATGAGATACTTGGGCTGACCAAGATGAACTGGAATAACACCCAGATGGACGGTCGTCTGCCCATCACGCTTGAGTGTGCCCGGAAGATCGGAGACATCATGAAATACGTGGGCCCGACCGAGAAGCCGCAGGTCAGCTACAGCTTCTACATGTAG
- a CDS encoding SMEK domain-containing protein: MRQLEVENQLRDVVSRIIVQVELATSQGRTDINLALEDAFIPILKSVYNLPHLTNLNRKQKNFPGIDLGDDRR, translated from the coding sequence ATGAGGCAGCTTGAGGTTGAGAACCAGCTCCGCGACGTGGTCAGCCGAATCATCGTTCAGGTTGAGTTGGCAACCTCCCAGGGTCGAACCGATATCAACTTGGCGCTGGAGGATGCGTTCATCCCCATCCTGAAGTCAGTTTACAACCTGCCGCACCTCACTAACCTGAATCGGAAGCAGAAGAACTTCCCCGGCATCGATCTCGGCGACGATCGTCGGTGA
- a CDS encoding glycerol-3-phosphate acyltransferase yields MRSTVLWTLTSETEAYAQILGAIFGYLVGSLPSEVLQKKAEAVQGNRKTILGNLRTTEPLILDVVKGAMAVLVAFWLARAFNDGSTSADLSQEFSVWFAAGVAAFLGHLFPIWRGFRGGNGFGIYLGVLIGWWWPAALAFCITWLIVARATRNSSLASLLAAVVAALAFYLGTQPMGTTSMVFWELYRQHEVMTWATALMAVVTAWKHRDDIKRLLTGTEPKIGTGD; encoded by the coding sequence ATGAGGTCGACTGTCTTGTGGACATTGACATCGGAAACTGAAGCTTACGCGCAAATCCTGGGCGCAATTTTTGGCTATCTGGTCGGCTCGTTACCGTCCGAGGTGCTTCAGAAGAAGGCCGAAGCCGTTCAGGGTAATCGCAAGACTATTTTGGGCAACCTGCGGACGACCGAGCCGCTCATCCTAGATGTCGTAAAAGGTGCGATGGCTGTACTAGTCGCCTTTTGGCTGGCTCGTGCGTTCAATGACGGCTCAACGAGCGCGGACCTTAGTCAAGAATTTTCGGTATGGTTTGCGGCAGGCGTTGCCGCCTTTCTAGGTCACTTGTTTCCGATCTGGCGCGGTTTTCGAGGTGGCAATGGGTTTGGCATATACCTCGGCGTGCTAATCGGCTGGTGGTGGCCGGCGGCACTTGCGTTCTGTATCACATGGCTGATCGTTGCTCGTGCTACGCGGAATTCATCCCTGGCCTCGCTGCTCGCGGCAGTCGTCGCCGCGCTGGCGTTCTACTTGGGCACCCAACCCATGGGTACAACAAGTATGGTCTTCTGGGAACTATATCGTCAGCACGAAGTCATGACGTGGGCTACGGCCCTCATGGCGGTAGTCACTGCCTGGAAGCATCGTGACGACATTAAGAGGTTGCTGACCGGCACAGAGCCGAAAATCGGCACAGGAGATTGA
- a CDS encoding recombinase family protein has product MAATVRAALYLRVSTGRQADSDLSIPDQRRQAKAHCASRGWEIVADYVEPGASATDDRRPEFQRMIDAATVKPPAFDVILVHSFSRFFRDQFQLEFYVRRLAKNGVRLVSITQELGDDPMSNMIRQIMALFDEYQSKENAKHTLRAMKENARQGFWNGALPPIGYRIVEASEQRGHRTKKTLEIDPIQAKTVRLIYRLAREGSGSSGSMGVKSIAKHLNEAGIRTRDGGRWGVDAVHKVLTRTTYIGRHRFNTKFWKTRERKPDAEVVEMAVPPIIDAAEFEAVQMLLKTRCPALTAPRVVSGPTLLTGICFCATCGGAMTLRTGKSGRYRYYTCSTKARQGETGCKGRTVPMEKLDSVVAEHIEHRLLQPKRLEEVLSAVLHRRKERAERRTTHIAELRKRAAEAEAKLKRLYDAIENGIADVSDPMLKERVTELKSIRDQARADAERGEGALDRAGPSITPQALKTFASQARRRMRTEQGGYRRDHLRALAQRIEVDAKEVRIMGSKSVLLRTLVAASGAKSAGFGVPSFVPKWRTRHDSNVWPSPSEGSSWRKAAVRTRQPSCDR; this is encoded by the coding sequence ATGGCAGCGACGGTTCGGGCGGCTCTCTACCTGCGGGTCTCGACGGGGCGGCAAGCAGACAGCGATCTTTCTATCCCGGATCAGCGCCGCCAGGCGAAGGCTCATTGTGCGTCTCGTGGGTGGGAGATCGTCGCTGACTATGTCGAGCCCGGAGCGTCCGCGACCGACGATCGGCGGCCGGAGTTCCAGCGCATGATCGACGCGGCGACGGTCAAGCCGCCGGCGTTCGACGTGATCCTGGTCCACAGCTTCAGCCGCTTCTTCCGCGACCAGTTCCAGCTTGAGTTTTATGTCCGCCGGCTCGCCAAGAATGGCGTGCGGCTGGTGTCGATCACGCAGGAACTCGGCGATGATCCGATGAGCAACATGATCCGCCAAATCATGGCACTGTTCGACGAATATCAGTCCAAGGAGAATGCCAAGCACACGCTGCGAGCGATGAAGGAGAACGCACGGCAAGGCTTCTGGAATGGCGCGTTGCCGCCGATCGGTTACCGTATCGTGGAAGCCAGTGAGCAGCGCGGCCATCGCACCAAGAAGACGCTGGAGATCGATCCTATCCAGGCCAAGACCGTGCGGCTGATCTATCGCCTGGCGCGCGAAGGAAGCGGCTCATCCGGGTCGATGGGCGTCAAATCGATCGCCAAGCATCTGAACGAAGCCGGCATCCGAACGCGCGATGGCGGACGCTGGGGCGTCGATGCCGTGCACAAGGTACTAACGCGAACCACGTACATCGGCCGTCACCGGTTCAACACCAAATTTTGGAAGACCCGCGAGCGCAAACCGGACGCCGAGGTGGTGGAAATGGCGGTGCCGCCGATCATCGATGCGGCCGAGTTCGAGGCCGTGCAGATGCTACTCAAGACGCGCTGCCCGGCGCTGACCGCGCCGCGCGTCGTCAGCGGACCGACCCTCCTTACCGGCATCTGCTTTTGCGCCACCTGCGGCGGCGCGATGACACTGAGGACCGGGAAGAGTGGACGGTACAGGTACTACACGTGCTCGACCAAGGCCCGGCAGGGCGAGACCGGCTGCAAAGGCCGCACCGTTCCGATGGAAAAGCTCGACAGCGTCGTAGCCGAGCACATCGAGCACCGCCTTTTGCAGCCCAAACGTCTCGAGGAAGTCTTATCGGCCGTCCTGCATCGCCGGAAGGAGCGCGCCGAGCGCCGAACGACGCATATCGCCGAATTGCGCAAGCGTGCGGCCGAAGCGGAAGCCAAACTCAAGCGGCTATACGACGCCATCGAAAACGGGATCGCCGACGTCTCAGACCCGATGCTCAAGGAGCGTGTAACCGAGCTGAAGTCGATCCGCGACCAGGCCCGCGCCGACGCGGAGCGGGGCGAGGGTGCGCTGGATCGGGCTGGGCCGAGCATCACACCCCAGGCGCTCAAGACCTTCGCCAGCCAGGCCCGCCGGCGCATGCGGACCGAACAGGGCGGCTACCGCCGCGATCACCTGCGCGCGCTGGCCCAGCGCATCGAGGTGGACGCGAAAGAAGTTCGCATCATGGGATCGAAAAGCGTGCTCTTGCGCACTCTCGTCGCCGCGTCCGGCGCAAAATCGGCAGGTTTTGGAGTGCCCAGTTTTGTACCGAAATGGCGCACCCGACACGATTCGAACGTGTGGCCTTCGCCTTCCGAGGGCAGCTCTTGGCGCAAAGCGGCCGTTCGTACCAGACAGCCGTCCTGCGACCGATAA
- a CDS encoding tyrosine-type recombinase/integrase, whose product MSKTLTEAQVTTAKARSRLELGVHWRRLDAEAHLGYRKGRQSGIWLVRWRNHYGGGNYKQAQVGVANDINDKPADGILTFEQAVGTAREAVARVRTEAASHAAGPAPTVRSAVESYVKERDAREKRRTGRDVRSDAGTKLRRYVLGQEKRGNQEAAEAAALASVYLHALKEDDLITWREGLPEDLKVTTKQRFVNDLKAALNAAWPRLSADRKKLNPTFLAIVKAGFKAERIDDDDDVSVARDNQILTDEEVGAILQAAHEVDQELGFDGDLYRIVVCLAATGARYAQVRRMRVGDVQVSARRLMVPGSYKGRGGNSGSDPVPVGDDVIAVLLPAITGRPSDAPLLERWIHEQEPRGIAWKKSERGPWKRAELARPWKAIRERAGMPEVIPYALRHSSIVRGLRKGLPIQQVAKLHNTSVKMIERHYAKYIATALEDLARAVVVSLVPRSGGNVVPMGKRA is encoded by the coding sequence ATGTCGAAGACACTCACCGAGGCTCAAGTTACGACGGCTAAAGCGCGCTCCAGGCTCGAGCTTGGCGTGCATTGGCGTCGCCTCGATGCGGAAGCGCATCTGGGCTATCGCAAAGGAAGACAGAGCGGCATTTGGCTTGTCCGCTGGCGCAATCACTACGGAGGCGGCAACTACAAGCAGGCGCAAGTCGGCGTCGCCAACGACATCAATGACAAGCCCGCCGACGGGATTCTGACCTTCGAACAGGCCGTGGGAACGGCACGGGAGGCCGTAGCTCGAGTCAGAACAGAAGCCGCGTCGCACGCGGCGGGCCCGGCTCCTACCGTGCGATCGGCCGTTGAATCCTACGTCAAGGAACGCGACGCTCGAGAAAAACGCCGAACAGGTCGCGACGTCCGATCCGACGCCGGTACCAAGCTGCGGCGCTACGTACTTGGTCAAGAAAAGCGCGGCAATCAGGAAGCTGCTGAAGCTGCTGCTCTCGCATCGGTGTATCTGCATGCCTTGAAAGAGGACGACTTGATAACGTGGCGTGAGGGTTTGCCGGAGGACTTAAAGGTCACGACCAAGCAGCGGTTCGTGAATGACCTCAAGGCCGCACTAAATGCCGCGTGGCCGCGGCTTTCCGCAGATCGGAAGAAACTAAACCCGACGTTCCTCGCCATTGTGAAGGCCGGCTTCAAAGCCGAGCGGATCGATGATGATGACGATGTGTCGGTTGCTCGGGATAACCAGATTCTCACGGATGAAGAGGTTGGCGCCATCCTTCAAGCTGCGCATGAAGTCGATCAGGAGCTTGGGTTTGATGGCGATCTATATCGGATCGTCGTATGCTTGGCCGCGACCGGCGCGCGGTATGCCCAGGTCAGGCGAATGCGCGTGGGCGACGTACAGGTTTCTGCGCGGCGTCTGATGGTGCCGGGTTCCTACAAGGGGCGCGGGGGTAATAGCGGCTCAGACCCGGTCCCAGTGGGTGACGATGTAATTGCGGTGCTTTTACCCGCAATTACCGGCCGGCCAAGCGATGCACCTCTTCTCGAGCGATGGATCCATGAACAGGAGCCAAGGGGTATCGCGTGGAAGAAGTCTGAACGCGGTCCATGGAAAAGAGCCGAACTTGCACGGCCCTGGAAGGCCATTCGCGAGCGCGCCGGTATGCCAGAGGTGATTCCCTATGCTTTGCGGCACTCGAGCATCGTCCGCGGTCTCCGAAAGGGCTTGCCCATTCAACAGGTGGCCAAACTGCACAACACCTCAGTCAAAATGATCGAGCGGCATTACGCGAAATACATTGCGACCGCCTTGGAAGACCTCGCAAGAGCTGTAGTCGTGTCGCTGGTGCCGCGGAGTGGTGGAAACGTGGTGCCGATGGGAAAACGCGCGTAG
- a CDS encoding lipocalin-like domain-containing protein codes for MTDDVPSQFIGVWKLVSFERRQVGVETVVKTYGEHPKGYRIHTTGGRMIYMFFAEDRKASVGAVTDADRIAWSKTMASAAGPFESIGGNRVVFYPEVSAVQYLQPITSGFEIKGNDLTMTSDPIKDPTGGPDLYFRSTYVRAE; via the coding sequence ATGACCGACGACGTGCCGTCGCAATTCATCGGCGTCTGGAAGCTGGTCAGCTTCGAGCGGCGCCAGGTCGGTGTCGAGACCGTGGTGAAGACCTACGGGGAACACCCCAAGGGCTATCGCATCCACACCACAGGTGGCCGGATGATCTACATGTTCTTCGCCGAGGATCGCAAAGCCAGCGTCGGCGCCGTGACCGATGCTGACCGTATTGCATGGTCGAAAACCATGGCCAGTGCCGCCGGCCCCTTCGAGTCGATCGGCGGCAACAGGGTGGTATTCTATCCCGAAGTGTCCGCGGTGCAGTACCTGCAGCCGATCACCTCTGGTTTCGAGATCAAGGGCAATGACCTGACGATGACGTCGGATCCGATCAAGGACCCAACCGGCGGTCCGGACCTTTATTTCCGTTCGACTTACGTGCGCGCCGAATAG
- a CDS encoding glutathione S-transferase family protein yields MLTVYGEGRGFRVVWLLEELGLAYRLRPVDLLAAEKDRDFLAINPAGFIPALQDGETIVVESIAILEYLLARYGSGSLAVAPDDPAFASYLQFLHLGEAGLAGPMNAVIVGRQLAPEAERDARVTCWALETFESRLGLVIRRLADCPYLAGDRFTAADISVSYALLLGLRTGNYVPGSTERDYLARTTARPAYARAMESCQATKAWAARSPGL; encoded by the coding sequence ATGCTCACCGTCTATGGCGAAGGTCGTGGCTTCCGTGTTGTTTGGCTGCTTGAGGAATTGGGATTGGCTTATCGGCTGCGCCCGGTCGATCTGCTGGCAGCCGAGAAGGATCGCGATTTTCTCGCGATCAACCCCGCCGGCTTCATTCCCGCACTGCAGGACGGCGAGACGATCGTGGTCGAATCGATCGCGATTCTTGAGTACCTGCTCGCCCGCTACGGCTCAGGCTCGCTTGCCGTCGCCCCGGACGATCCCGCCTTCGCTTCCTATCTGCAATTTCTCCACTTGGGCGAGGCCGGGCTCGCCGGGCCGATGAACGCCGTCATTGTCGGTCGCCAACTGGCGCCCGAAGCCGAGCGGGATGCCCGGGTTACCTGCTGGGCACTCGAGACCTTCGAAAGCCGGCTGGGGTTGGTTATCCGCCGCCTCGCGGATTGTCCCTATCTCGCCGGCGACCGATTCACTGCTGCCGATATCTCGGTGAGCTACGCCCTCCTGCTCGGCCTGCGAACTGGCAACTACGTCCCTGGTTCTACCGAGCGGGACTATCTCGCCCGCACGACGGCCCGCCCTGCCTACGCCCGAGCGATGGAAAGCTGCCAGGCCACCAAGGCTTGGGCGGCGAGATCACCGGGATTGTAG